A single window of Microbacterium oryzae DNA harbors:
- a CDS encoding ArsR/SmtB family transcription factor produces MTEESPTTRVLDTGALRALAHPLRVRILDLLSQEGPQTASTLAALTGESSGSTSYHLRMLARHDLVREVEGRAGRERWWERPRGRISFGDESVGDSPAARAVLQVAVAEYHRARFQEMFDYFTRGADAESEEWRDASVSSTTTAHLTAAQMRELAERMDALFSEYAERYRGQTGEDVRAVSLRADMFPLPRRGERS; encoded by the coding sequence ATGACGGAGGAATCCCCGACGACGCGCGTTCTCGATACCGGCGCATTGCGTGCACTCGCTCATCCGCTGCGCGTGCGGATCCTCGATCTGCTCAGCCAGGAGGGCCCGCAGACCGCCAGCACGCTGGCGGCCCTGACGGGGGAGTCATCCGGCTCGACGAGTTACCACCTGCGCATGCTCGCGCGGCACGACCTGGTCCGCGAGGTCGAGGGGCGGGCAGGGCGCGAGCGCTGGTGGGAGCGCCCACGCGGGCGGATCAGCTTCGGCGACGAGTCCGTGGGCGACTCGCCGGCCGCGCGCGCCGTGCTCCAGGTCGCAGTCGCCGAGTACCACCGGGCGCGGTTCCAGGAGATGTTCGACTACTTCACCCGCGGTGCCGATGCGGAGAGCGAGGAATGGCGCGACGCGAGCGTGTCATCGACCACGACCGCGCACCTGACCGCGGCGCAGATGCGCGAGCTGGCCGAGCGGATGGACGCCCTGTTCAGCGAGTACGCCGAGCGCTATCGAGGGCAGACGGGAGAGGACGTGCGCGCGGTGTCGCTGCGTGCGGACATGTTCCCGCTGCCGCGGAGAGGGGAGAGATCATGA
- the valS gene encoding valine--tRNA ligase yields the protein MAAIPDKPALEGLEAKWGETWEQQGTYLFDRDAARAKGRAGVFSVDTPPPTASGSLHIGHVFSYTHTDVKARYERMLGKTVFYPIGWDDNGLPTERRVQNYYGVRCDPSLPYDPDFTPPFEGTTKTIKAADQIPVSRRNFIELCEKLTVEDEKTFEDLWRSLGLSVDWTQTYRTISDDTIRTSQLAFLHNLERGEAYQDLAPTLWDVDFRSAIAQAELEDRDQQASYHRLAFHKTDGSGDIHIETTRPELLAACVALVAHPDDERYQPFFHSTVTTPVFGVEVPVLPHPLAQPDKGSGIAMICTFGDVTDIIWWRELDLPNRTIIGKDGRVVADAPEAITTEAGRAAFAELAGKTVFSAKKRMVELLEESGELENVSAAFTHPVKFFEKGDRPLEIVSTRQWYIRNGARDAELRAKLIELGQQIDWHPEFMRVRYENWVNGLTGDWLVSRQRFFGVPIPVWYGLDENGERDYDRVLVPDAATLPVDPSSDVPPGYRADQRGVAGGFEAETDVFDTWATSSLTPQLAGGWQRDADLWDLVAPFDLRPQGQDIIRTWLFSTLLRSALEDDRTPWAHAAISGFIVDPDRKKMSKSKGNVVTPADILAKHGSDAVRYWAASSRLGTDAAFDPQNPTQIKIGRRLAIKVLNAAKFVLGFEAPEGAAVTEALDLSMLAALDDVVAQATKALDGYDHARALEVSESFFWTFCDDYLELVKERAYAGGDAGASAAVALRTALSTLLRLLAPVVVFAAEEAWSWFESGSIHRAGWPEASGLGGDPAVLSVASQALIGIRRAKTEAKASQKTAVAAASIAAPADQIEALRLAADDLKAVGRIAELEIVEGDAFAVTSIALAEDA from the coding sequence ATGGCCGCCATTCCCGACAAGCCCGCACTCGAGGGTCTGGAAGCGAAGTGGGGTGAGACCTGGGAGCAGCAGGGCACCTACCTCTTCGACCGCGACGCCGCTCGCGCGAAGGGTCGCGCCGGCGTCTTCTCCGTCGACACGCCGCCTCCCACCGCGTCGGGCAGCCTGCACATCGGGCACGTGTTCTCGTACACGCACACCGACGTGAAGGCGCGCTACGAGCGCATGCTGGGCAAGACCGTGTTCTACCCGATCGGATGGGATGACAACGGCCTCCCCACCGAGCGCCGCGTGCAGAACTACTACGGCGTGCGCTGCGACCCGTCGCTGCCGTACGATCCCGACTTCACGCCCCCGTTCGAGGGCACGACGAAGACGATCAAGGCCGCGGACCAGATCCCGGTCAGCCGCCGCAACTTCATCGAGCTCTGCGAGAAGCTCACCGTCGAGGACGAGAAGACCTTCGAGGACCTCTGGCGCTCGCTCGGCCTCTCCGTCGACTGGACGCAGACGTACCGGACGATCTCCGACGACACCATCCGCACGAGCCAGCTCGCGTTCCTCCACAACCTCGAGCGCGGCGAGGCGTACCAGGACCTCGCGCCCACCCTGTGGGACGTCGACTTCCGCTCGGCGATCGCGCAGGCCGAGCTCGAGGACCGCGACCAGCAGGCGTCGTACCACCGGCTCGCGTTCCACAAGACGGATGGCTCGGGTGACATCCACATCGAGACGACGCGTCCCGAGCTGCTCGCGGCATGCGTCGCGCTCGTCGCGCACCCGGACGACGAGCGGTACCAGCCCTTCTTCCACTCGACAGTGACCACCCCGGTGTTCGGCGTCGAGGTGCCGGTGCTGCCGCACCCGCTCGCCCAGCCCGACAAGGGCTCGGGCATCGCCATGATCTGCACCTTCGGCGACGTGACCGACATCATCTGGTGGCGCGAGCTCGACCTCCCGAACCGCACGATCATCGGCAAGGACGGCCGTGTGGTCGCCGACGCCCCCGAGGCGATCACGACCGAGGCCGGCCGCGCCGCCTTCGCCGAGCTCGCGGGCAAGACCGTCTTCAGCGCCAAGAAGCGGATGGTCGAGCTGCTGGAGGAGTCCGGCGAGCTGGAGAACGTGTCGGCCGCGTTCACCCACCCGGTGAAGTTCTTCGAGAAGGGCGACCGCCCGCTCGAGATCGTCTCCACGCGCCAGTGGTACATCCGCAACGGCGCCCGCGACGCCGAGTTGCGCGCCAAGCTCATCGAGCTCGGCCAGCAGATCGACTGGCACCCCGAGTTCATGCGCGTGCGGTACGAGAACTGGGTGAACGGCCTCACCGGCGACTGGCTCGTCTCGCGCCAGCGCTTCTTCGGCGTGCCGATCCCCGTCTGGTACGGCCTGGACGAGAACGGCGAGCGCGACTACGACCGCGTGCTCGTGCCCGACGCGGCGACCCTGCCCGTCGACCCGTCGAGCGACGTTCCCCCGGGCTACCGCGCCGACCAGCGCGGGGTCGCCGGCGGCTTCGAGGCCGAGACCGACGTGTTCGACACCTGGGCCACCTCCTCGCTCACCCCGCAGCTCGCCGGCGGATGGCAGCGGGACGCGGACCTCTGGGACCTCGTCGCGCCGTTCGACCTGCGCCCGCAGGGCCAGGACATCATCCGCACGTGGCTGTTCTCGACGCTGCTGCGCAGCGCCCTCGAGGACGACCGCACGCCGTGGGCGCACGCCGCGATCTCCGGCTTCATCGTCGACCCCGACCGCAAGAAGATGTCGAAGTCGAAGGGCAACGTCGTCACGCCCGCCGACATCCTCGCCAAGCACGGGTCCGACGCGGTCCGGTACTGGGCGGCCTCCAGCCGTCTCGGGACGGACGCGGCGTTCGACCCGCAGAACCCGACGCAGATCAAGATCGGCCGTCGCCTCGCCATCAAGGTCCTGAACGCGGCGAAGTTCGTGCTCGGCTTCGAGGCGCCCGAGGGCGCCGCGGTGACCGAGGCGCTCGATCTGTCGATGCTCGCCGCGCTCGACGACGTCGTGGCGCAGGCGACCAAGGCGCTCGACGGCTACGACCACGCGCGCGCGCTGGAGGTGTCGGAGTCGTTCTTCTGGACGTTCTGCGACGACTACCTCGAGCTCGTGAAGGAGCGCGCGTACGCGGGCGGCGACGCCGGCGCATCCGCCGCGGTCGCCCTGCGCACGGCGCTGTCGACGCTCCTGCGCCTCCTGGCGCCGGTCGTCGTGTTCGCCGCCGAGGAGGCCTGGTCGTGGTTCGAGAGCGGTTCGATCCACCGGGCCGGATGGCCGGAGGCCAGCGGTCTCGGCGGCGACCCCGCCGTCCTGTCGGTCGCCAGCCAGGCCCTCATCGGCATCCGCCGCGCGAAGACCGAGGCGAAGGCATCGCAGAAGACCGCGGTGGCCGCGGCGTCGATCGCCGCGCCGGCCGACCAGATCGAGGCGCTCCGCCTCGCCGCGGACGACCTCAAGGCCGTCGGACGCATCGCGGAGCTCGAGATCGTCGAGGGCGACGCGTTCGCCGTCACGAGCATCGCGCTGGCTGAGGACGCCTGA
- a CDS encoding type IV toxin-antitoxin system AbiEi family antitoxin domain-containing protein, translating to MDLDTALTARHGVARVSTLRAAGVSDLHIRRAARTGALVRPRRGWVAWADADPALIAAAEIGAVITCISQAARLNLWTIEDGAWHLGMAAHAKPARRTSAHIHWALPAVPRHPDDLVDPIENVLVLTAACQPYENALVVWESAMKRGLFEPAAMERLHLGPAARRLLHEALPFADSGLETLVVPRLRWLRLPLRRQVHIAGHRVDLLIGERLVLQIDGGHHVGPQRDQDNAHDAQLRLMGYHVIRVSYAQIVFDWASVQDLIVRAVAQGLHRAAR from the coding sequence ATGGACCTCGATACCGCGCTCACTGCTCGCCACGGCGTGGCGCGAGTGAGCACGCTGCGTGCCGCAGGCGTGAGCGATCTGCACATCCGTCGGGCCGCTCGCACCGGCGCGCTCGTGCGCCCGCGTCGCGGCTGGGTGGCGTGGGCCGACGCCGACCCCGCCCTCATCGCCGCCGCCGAGATCGGGGCCGTGATCACGTGCATCTCGCAGGCGGCGCGCCTCAACCTGTGGACGATCGAGGACGGCGCGTGGCACCTGGGGATGGCCGCTCACGCGAAGCCGGCGAGGCGGACATCCGCGCACATCCACTGGGCTCTGCCGGCCGTGCCCCGGCACCCGGACGATCTCGTCGACCCGATCGAGAACGTGCTGGTGCTGACGGCGGCCTGCCAGCCGTATGAGAACGCGCTCGTCGTATGGGAGTCGGCGATGAAGCGGGGGCTCTTCGAACCCGCGGCGATGGAGCGGCTGCACCTGGGTCCCGCCGCCCGCCGGCTCCTGCATGAGGCGCTGCCGTTCGCGGACTCCGGGCTGGAGACGCTGGTCGTCCCGCGATTGCGCTGGCTGCGGCTCCCGCTGCGGCGGCAGGTGCACATCGCCGGGCATCGAGTGGACCTGCTCATCGGGGAGCGGCTGGTGTTGCAGATCGACGGCGGGCACCATGTCGGACCGCAGCGTGACCAGGACAACGCGCACGACGCGCAGCTGCGGCTCATGGGCTACCACGTCATCCGTGTCAGCTACGCGCAGATCGTCTTCGACTGGGCGAGCGTGCAGGACCTCATCGTGCGCGCGGTGGCGCAGGGACTCCACAGGGCCGCTCGGTGA
- a CDS encoding pentapeptide repeat-containing protein, translated as MARRQERPAAPRIGSPDLPMHLEDGLPRRHADLRQVRLAGLAGEVDLEHASLEECVVPSAAVDTLALRGATLIDVEVTDIRAVTVVARDTTIRRVRITGGRIGTLDLAEARIAELELRDVRVDYLSLAAARVEDVLIADCAIRAVDLPHAQLTRVAFERCRADEVDPRGMRASDLDLRGLDALSYLDALALRGATLTEDQVRALAPAFAAAAGIDVKG; from the coding sequence ATGGCGAGAAGGCAGGAGCGGCCTGCGGCGCCGCGCATCGGCTCCCCCGACCTCCCGATGCACCTCGAGGATGGCCTCCCCCGCCGGCACGCCGACCTCCGGCAGGTGCGCCTGGCCGGACTCGCGGGCGAGGTGGATCTCGAGCACGCGTCCCTCGAGGAGTGCGTCGTGCCATCCGCCGCCGTCGACACCCTCGCTCTGCGCGGCGCGACCCTCATCGACGTCGAGGTGACGGACATCCGCGCCGTCACCGTCGTCGCCCGCGACACGACCATCCGTCGCGTGCGGATCACCGGCGGCCGGATCGGCACCCTCGACCTCGCCGAGGCGCGGATCGCCGAGCTCGAGCTGCGCGACGTGCGGGTCGACTACCTGTCTCTCGCCGCCGCGCGCGTGGAGGACGTCCTCATCGCCGACTGCGCCATCCGCGCCGTCGACTTGCCGCACGCGCAGCTGACGCGGGTCGCCTTCGAGCGGTGCCGCGCGGACGAGGTCGACCCCCGCGGCATGCGGGCGAGCGACCTGGACCTCCGCGGGCTGGACGCCCTGTCGTACCTCGACGCGCTCGCGCTGCGCGGCGCGACGCTGACGGAGGACCAGGTGCGCGCACTCGCCCCGGCCTTTGCCGCGGCGGCGGGCATCGACGTGAAGGGCTGA